The Plectropomus leopardus isolate mb chromosome 2, YSFRI_Pleo_2.0, whole genome shotgun sequence genome has a window encoding:
- the cpne1 gene encoding copine-1 isoform X2, protein MADCVSKVELSISCSNLLDKDVGSKSDPLCVLKQKTGNTTWTELCRTEHLVNTSSPSFSQRLRVDYHFETVQDLMLSIYDIDNASKDLGDDDFLGAVVLTLGQIVSSKTITRPLELKKGKPAGKGTITITAEEIKDNRAIELEFEAKNLDKKDTFGKSDPFLEFSKKGDDGKWHLVHRTEVVKNSLNPSWKKFSVPLQTFCSSDLERPLKVDCSDHDSDGSHDLIGSFTTKVSELQKSGAVQFECIHPEKQKKKKSYKNSGVVSLKSYKLLTQYSFLDYVMGGCQINFTVGIDFTGSNGDPRTPNSLHYMSPDGLNQYLSALWSVGMVVQDYDTDKLFPAFGFGAKLPPDYKTVNHEFALNFNPTSPYCQGIQGIIEAYRMVLPKLGFSGPTNFSPIINHVASIASQAAQTNSASQYFVLLILTDGEITDFDQTRDAIVRASRLPMSIIIVGVGPADFKAMELLDGDDGKLRSTVGEAIARDIVQFVPFRQFKDAPPASLAQSVLAEVPTQLVSYFKMRGLEPPKPPAKAAATS, encoded by the exons ATGGCGGACTGTGTCAGTAAAGTGGAGCTGAGCATCTCCTGCTCGAACCTGCTGGACAAAGATGTTGGATCAAAGTCGGaccctctgtgtgtgctgaAGCAGAAAACCGGAAATACCACTTGGACTGAG CTGTGTCGCACTGAGCATTTGGTGAACACGTCCAGTCCGTCCTTCAGTCAGCGTCTCAGAGTGGATTATCACTTTGAGACGGTGCAGGATCTGATGCTGAGCATCTACGACATCGACAACGCCAGCAAAGACCTCGGCGACGATGACTTCCTGGGAGCTGTGGTGCTAACACTGGGACAG atcGTCTCCAGTAAAACTATAACCAGACCTCTGGAGCTGAAGAAAGGCAAACCTGCGGGCAAAGGAACCATCACT atcACAGCAGAGGAGATAAAGGACAACAGAGCCATTGAGTTGGAGTTTGAGGCTAAAAATCTGGACAAGAAG GATACATTTGGGAAGTCTGATCCGTTCCTGGAGTTTTCTAAAAAAGGAGATGATGGGAAGTGGCATCTGGTCCACAGGACAGag gtggtGAAGAACAGTCTGAATCCCAGCTGGAAGAAGTTCAGCGTTCCTCTGCAGACGTTCTGCAGCAGTGATCTCGAAAGGCCGCTAAAG GTGGATTGCTCTGACCACGACAGTGACGGATCTCATGATCTGATTGGTTCTTTCACCACTAAAGTGTCGGAGCTGCAGAAATCTGGAGCG GTGCAGTTTGAGTGCATTCATCctgagaaacagaagaaaaagaagagctACAAAAACTCTGGAGTCGTCTCTTTGAAGAGCTACAAG ctgttgaCTCAGTACAGCTTCCTGGATTATGTGATGGGCGGCTGCCAGATCAACTTCACC GTGGGGATCGACTTCACCGGCTCTAATGGTGACCCTCGCACACCCAACTCTCTCCACTACATGAGCCCAGACGGGCTGAACCAGTACCTGTCTGCTCTGTGGTCTGTGGGTATGGTGGTCCAGGACTATGACAC TGATAAACTCTTCCCAGCGTTCGGTTTTGGAGCCAAACTGCCTCCAGACTATAAG ACTGTAAACCACGAGTTCGCCCTCAACTTCAACCCCACCAGCCCCTACTGCCAAG GTATTCAGGGGATCATTGAGGCCTACAGGATGGTTTTGCCAAAGCTGGGATTCTCTGGACCCACAAACTTCTCTCCCATCATCAACCACGTCGCCTCCATCGCCTCCCAAGCTGCGCAGACCAACAGCGCCTct caatACTTtgtcctcctcatcctcacGGACGGTGAAATCACAGATTTTGACCAAACTCGTGACGCCATTGTCCGGGCGTCACGGCTGCCGATGTCGATCATCATCGTCGGGGTCGGGCCGGCGGACTTCAAGGCCATGGAGCTCCTGGATGGAGACGACGGCAAGCTGAGGTCCACAGTGGGAGAGGCCATCGCCAGAGACATTGTCCAGTTTGTCCCGTTCAGACAGTTCAAAGAT gctCCACCGGCGTCTCTGGCTCAGTCTGTCCTCGCTGAGGTTCCCACTCAGCTGGTGTCCTATTTTAAAATGAGAGGCTTAGAGCCGCCTAAACCACCGGCGAAGGCCGCCGCCACATCCTAA
- the cpne1 gene encoding copine-1 isoform X1 produces MAVVIRLQGLPIVAGTMDIRHFFSGLTIPDGGVHIVGGEHGEAFIVFATDEDARLGMMRTGGSIKGSKVSLLLSSKTEMQNMIELSRRRFEAGAGAVETAAPTAGNANRQAGTTPIPTVQPGAGGRSSSHGNQGFGNAPASVTVPSSSQEPPSNKTVASVVPSFPNSYSSAPTITTALASLNAGPPIPPLPSMPSMPPMPTLPTIPVPPPVSSLPPVPTVSPLSQGPPVPPMSHLPHMSSLPPFNPSLPPPGGLGSGLPLGTPNPMLFNPLSPLASLGLQAHMKAAAVAAAGAGVASPDELFVLLQNLPFSCSEMEIREFFRGLGVESARLLRDGQGRPTGRAMVKFFSPQDSFEAVKRGGGMMGQRFIEITPGSERQWATISDSMIGHTPHNSSKSNNSNESQDQHHRRGNAGSGGRDQRGRSRSPHRQEFCVYLKGLPYEADKKQIKEFFNNLAIMEDSIYIAYGPNGRATGEGFLEFKTEQDHKTALGAHMQYMGTRFIQVHPISRKGMLEKIDSIRKREAAQGEGKNQDGLKVPRNCAHITNIPYNVSKKDVRAFLEGVGLYEDTLKVLTDSHGNGLGQAIFQLRTEEDARKAERLHRQKLNGRDAFVHLVTFEQMKEIERNPPPQNKRGQRNLNQQNQNQNQHQQVQPSPQQPQINPFAGIAGDEFNFLRNTMGNLNSAPFVTPFSAPGNGLAGPPPLPPLAVGDVNLGVAPPLVAGLPGAPILEPPGFRPGAAGGAPFGQDGLRGLVPFDNANRKGGGGGQTRGGGANNNQGRQGGGATGGQQFAPGADGLRNQPAPGGSNNPNSQRGAAGPTIVKLQNMPFTVTVDEIMDFFYGYQVLPGSVCLQFSEKGLPTGEAMVAFQNHEEATAAVMDLNDRPIGARKVKICLG; encoded by the coding sequence ATGGCGGTAGTCATCAGGCTGCAGGGTCTGCCCATAGTGGCCGGCACCATGGACATCAGACACTTCTTCTCTGGCCTAACCATCCCTGACGGGGGAGTGCACATCGTGGGGGGTGAGCATGGCGAAGCCTTCATTGTCTTTGCCACTGATGAGGACGCACGGCTGGGGATGATGCGTACAGGCGGGTCCATCAAGGGCTCCAAAGTGTCACTGTTGCTTAGCAGCAAGACAGAGATGCAGAACATGATTGAACTCAGCCGCCGCAGGTTTGAGGCTGGGGCAGGCGCTGTTGAGACAGCTGCACCAACAGCAGGAAATGCCAACCGACAAGCAGGCACCACCCCCATACCAACAGTGCAGCCAGGGGCAGGTGGTAGAAGCAGTAGCCATGGAAACCAGGGTTTCGGAAATGCCCCAGCCTCAGTGACGGTACCAAGTTCATCTCAGGAGCCACCAAGCAACAAGACAGTGGCCAGTGTGGTGCCCAGCTTCCCCAACAGCTACAGCTCTGCCCCCACAATCACCACAGCTCTGGCATCGCTCAATGCAGGCCCACCCATCCCACCACTCCCAAGCATGCCTTCCATGCCCCCCATGCCCACATTGCCGACCATTCCAGTACCTCCTCCAGTTTCCTCCCTTCCACCTGTACCTACTGTCTCTCCCCTGTCCCAAGGACCTCCAGTGCCACCTATGTCCCACCTGCCCCACATGTCCTCCCTGCCTCCTTTCAATCCCTCCCTACCCCCACCAGGAGGACTGGGCTCTGGCCTACCTCTTGGAACCCCCAACCCTATGCTGTTCaaccctctctctcctctggcCTCTTTGGGCCTTCAGGCCCATATGaaggctgctgctgttgcagCTGCCGGAGCTGGAGTGGCCAGTCCTGATGAGTTGTTTGTCCTCCTACAGAACCTCCCATTCTCCTGCTCAGAGATGGAGATCAGGGAGTTTTTCAGGGGTCTTGGGGTGGAATCGGCTCGCCTGCTGAGAGACGGGCAGGGTCGGCCAACTGGCAGAGCTATGGTCAAGTTCTTCTCGCCCCAGGATAGCTTTGAAGCTGTAAAGCGGGGAGGTGGCATGATGGGCCAAAGGTTCATTGAGATAACCCCGGGCTCTGAGCGACAGTGGGCCACCATCAGTGACAGCATGATAGGCCATACTCCTCACAATAGCAGCAAATCAAATAACAGCAACGAGTCACAGGACCAACATCACCGCCGTGGTAATGCTGGATCAGGAGGCCGTGATCAGCGAGGAAGGTCACGATCTCCACATCGGCAAGAGTTCTGTGTCTACCTGAAGGGCCTTCCCTACGAGGCTGACAAGAAACAGATAAAGGAGTTCTTTAACAATCTGGCAATCATGGAGGACAGCATCTACATTGCCTATGGCCCTAATGGGCGAGCCACAGGAGAGGGCTTTCTTGAGTTCAAAACAGAACAGGATCACAAGACTGCTCTGGGCGCTCACATGCAGTACATGGGCACCCGCTTCATCCAGGTTCATCCAATCAGCCGGAAGGGAATGCTTGAAAAGATAGACTCCATTCGCAAACGTGAAGCCGCACAGGGTGAAGGGAAGAACCAGGATGGCTTGAAAGTTCCCAGGAACTGCGCCCACATCACCAACATCCCTTACAATGTCTCCAAGAAGGATGTCCGTGCCTTTCTGGAGGGTGTGGGGCTTTACGAGGACACCCTTAAGGTTCTGACAGATAGCCATGGCAATGGTTTAGGGCAAGCTATTTTCCAGCTACGGACTGAAGAAGATGCCCGCAAAGCTGAAAGGTTGCATCGCCAAAAACTCAACGGCCGTGATGCCTTTGTCCACCTGGTTACCTTTGagcaaatgaaagaaattgagAGGAATCCTCCTCCCCAGAACAAGAGGGGCCAACGCAACCTGAATCAGCAGAACCAAAATCAGAACCAGCACCAACAAGTCCAGCCCAGTCCCCAGCAACCCCAGATCAACCCATTTGCGGGAATTGCTGGGGACGAGTTTAACTTCCTCAGAAACACCATGGGGAACCTCAACAGTGCCCCTTTTGTGACTCCATTCTCAGCCCCAGGGAATGGGCTGGCAggccctcctcctctccctcctctggcTGTGGGGGACGTGAATCTGGGTGTGGCTCCACCACTAGTTGCAGGTCTTCCTGGAGCGCCTATCCTGGAGCCACCTGGCTTTCGACCTGGGGCTGCAGGGGGAGCGCCGTTTGGCCAGGATGGGCTGAGAGGACTGGTACCTTTTGACAATGCCAACAGAaaaggaggcggaggaggacaGACCAGAGGTGGAGGGGCTAACAATAATCAAGGACGTCAAGGGGGTGGGGCTACTGGTGGACAACAATTCGCTCCAGGGGCTGATGGTCTCCGTAACCAGCCAGCCCCTGGAGGATCTAACAATCCCAACAGTCAGCGTGGTGCTGCTGGCCCAACAATTGTAAAGCTTCAAAACATGCCGTTTACTGTAACCGTGGATGAGATCATGGACTTCTTCTATGGCTACCAGGTGCTGCCAGGCTCAGTCTGCTTGCAGTTCAGTGAGAAGGGCCTTCCAACTGGCGAGGCAATGGTGGCCTTCCAGAACCACGAGGAGGCCACTGCCGCTGTCATGGACCTTAATGACCGACCTATTGGAGCACGTAAGGTCAAAATATGCCTGGGTTAG
- the nfs1 gene encoding cysteine desulfurase, mitochondrial, which produces MLSPGRTVSSRLLRPVSRLPVWRSSEGRAASSLEKELIKKRDLEKDEPRPLYMDFQATTPMDPRVLDAMLPYQVNYYGNPHSRTHAYGWESESAMETARKQVADLIGADPREIIFTSGATESNNMAIKGVARFYQAKKRHVITTQTEHKCVLDSCRVLESEGFKVTYLPVQTNGLLDLELLEASIRPDTSLLSVMTVNNEIGVKQPIKEIGQICRSKGIFFHTDAAQAVGKIPINVTDMKVDLMSISGHKIYGPKGVGALFVRRRPRVRLEPLQNGGGQERGLRSGTVPTPLAVGLGAACSIAKQELEYDHQRISMLANRLVQKIMSELPDVIMNGDAKQRYPGCVNLSFAYVEGESLLMALKDVALSSGSACTSASLEPSYVLRAIGADEDLAHSSIRFGIGRFTTEEEVDYTADKCIQQVSRLREMSPLWEMVQEGIDLKSIKWTQH; this is translated from the exons ATGCTTTCCCCGGGCAGGACCGTGTCTTCCCGGCTGCTGAGGCCGGTGTCGAGGCTCCCTGTGTGGCGGAGCTCTGAGGGCAGAGCCGCCAGCTCCCTGGAGAAAG AGTTGATAAAGAAACGGGACCTGGAGAAAGATGAGCCCCGCCCCCTCTACATGGACTTCCAGGCCACCACGCCCATG GACCCCCGCGTGTTGGACGCTATGTTGCCCTACCAGGTGAATTACTACGGTAACCCTCACTCCAGAACACACGCCTACGGCTGGGAGAGCGAGAGCGCCATGGAGACGGCCAGGAAG CAAGTGGCTGATCTGATTGGAGCAGATCCCAGAGAGATAATCTTCACCAGCGGCGCTACTGAATCCAACAACATGGCCATCAAG GGCGTGGCCAGGTTCTACCAGGCCAAGAAACGTCATGTGATCACCACACAGACGGAGCATAAATGTGTTCTGGACTCGTGCCGAGTTCTGGAGTCCGAAGGATTCAAAGTCACCTACCTGCCAGTCCAGACAAACGGACTGCTGGACCTGGAG ctgtTGGAGGCCTCCATCCGACCTGACACCTCCCTCTTGTCGGTGATGACCGTCAACAACGAGATTGGAGTCAAGCAGCCCATCAAGGAGATCG GTCAGATTTGTCGCTCTAAAGGAATCTTCTTCCACACTGACGCCGCTCAGGCTGTCGGAAAGATCCCCATCAACGTTACGGACATGAAGGTTGATCTGATGTCCATCAGCGGCCACAAGATCTATGGACCTAAAG GTGTGGGCGCTTTGTTTGTGCGTCGCCGGCCCCGAGTGCGCTTGGAGCCGCTGCAGAATGGGGGCGGGCAGGAGAGGGGCCTGCGGTCTGGCACCGTTCCCACCCCACTGGCTGTTGGACTGGGAGCCGCCTGCAGTATCGCCAAGCAGGAGTTGGAG tatgaTCATCAGAGAATATCCATGCTGGCTAATCGTCTGGTCCAGAAGATCATGTCTGAGCTTCCTGACGTCATCATGAACGGAGATGCAAAACAACGCTACCCTG gCTGTGTCAACCTGTCCTTTGCCTATGTGGAGGGGGAGAGTCTGTTGATGGCACTGAAGGATGTCGCTCTGTCATCTGGGAG tGCTTGTACATCGGCGTCTCTGGAGCCGTCATACGTCCTTCGAGCGATCGGAGCAGATGAAGATCTGGCTCACTCTTCCATCAG GTTTGGTATTGGCAGGttcaccacagaagaagaggtGGACTACACAGCAGATAAATGCATCCAGCAGGTCAGCAGGCTCAGAGAGATGAG TCCTCTGTGGGAGATGGTTCAAGAGGGCATCGATCTGAAGAGCATCAAGTGGACGCAGCACTAG